The stretch of DNA TTGGCCGTTGAAACCGCAACCAATGCCAAAGAAAAAGCGGCAAATGGAGCCTCTATTGTGGGGGACGTCATTCAAGGAATTGAAGCCATTCACCAGACATCTATTGGGCTCAAGGACGATATGAGCGCGCTTGGCAAGCAGGCAGAAGCCATTGGTCAGGTGATGAATGTCATCTCCGATATTGCAGATCAAACCAACCTCCTTGCATTAAACGCGGCTATCGAGGCAGCCCGAGCAGGGGAAGCCGGACGCGGGTTTGCTGTTGTTGCCGATGAAGTGCGAAAACTGGCAGAAAAAACCATGAATGCGACCAAGGAAGTCGGGGACGCCATTCAAGGCATTCAACAGGGAACCAAGAAAAACATAGAAAATGTCGAACGTTCCGTGACGAAAATTGAAGAAGTCAATACGCTGTCCGGCTCCTCGGGAGAATCGTTGCGCGAAATCGTTTCCTTGGTGGACGAAACCACGGACCAAGTTCGGTCCATCGCCACGGCTGCCGAAGAACAATCCGCAGCGAGTGAGGAAATCAGCCGTTCCATTGAAGATGTGAGTACACTGTGTGCCGAAACAACCCAAGCTATGGTGGACTCGACGCAGGACGTTGACGCCCTGGCTCATCAGGCCCAAGAACTGAACCAACTGATCGAGACCATGCAAGGAGCCGGTTCGTGCGAATCCGTTCTCGCGCTGGGTACATGACGGTCTTGGAGAGTGCTCGATAGACCTTTTTTCAAACGGCCGACGAACATTGTCGTTGGCCGTTTGATGTTGCTCCAGGCGCTGTTCTAATGTGGTGTATTCAGATCGAAAGCAAACCGTTTGCTTGATACGTTACGTTGTGCTTGGTGATACATGCTTTCTTTTTTTTTGGTATGCTGTATGAATGAAGTACTGCTGTCTTAGGCGTATCATCACAAAAGTGAACATATTGCATGGAGAGTGATTGTGCTACACCGTATTATTCTTTGTTTCATAGTGCTTTGGATATTGGGTGCGCTACCCGCGTTGGCGGCAGAGACGGCCGACGTCATATATTTCGGTGGACCGATTGTGACCATGGTGAGCGATGGTGCCCAGGTAGAAGCGCTTGCTGTTGCAGATGGAAACATTGTTGCCACAGGCAGCAAGAAGGATGTGATGGCCCTCAAGGGAGACGAGACAAAACTCGTCGACCTCAAAGGTAAAACCCTGATGCCCGGGTTTATTGATCCGCATTCGCATGTGTCATTGCAGTCTGCGAAGTTTTCCACCGTTAACCTTGATCCCGTTCCCATTGGCGATGTGAAATCGATTGCCGACATTCAACGAAAATTGCGCGAATACATTGCAAAAGAGAAACCAGCGCCCGGAAAATGGGTTTTCGGGTGGGGCTATGACGATACGAATCTCAAAGAAATGCGACATCCGAATCGGAAGGACCTGGATGCGGTATCGACAACCAATCCCATTTTTCTCATTCATATCAGTTGCCACCTTGGAGCGGCCAACAGCCTGGCGCTGAAAGATGCTGGTGTTACGGCGGAAACACCCGATCCTGAAGGCGGTCGATATCAGCGCGAACCCGGCAGCAAGGAGCCGAATGGCGTTGTGGAAGAAGCGGCTCTGATGAAGTTTGTTGCCAGTGTGCCGCCACCGACAAAGGAAAATGCGTTGAAGATGTTGCAGGAAGGGCTACAAAAGTACGCCGCCTCCGGGATAACGACAGCATGTGACGGTGCAAGTTCAGAAGATGTGATGAATCTGTTTCGCGCCTTGGATGCGCGGGGTGAACTGCCGATCGATATTGTTGCCTATCCACTGTACAAGAGCGCGAAGGATTCCACGGTTGATGATATTGCGAAAAATTGGCGGCATCCTGCTCGGCTTCGTCCCGGTGGCTTGAAGCTCGTTTTGGATGGTTCCATTCAAGGTTATACAGCCTACTTGACGCAGCCGTATTATAAAGAACTCAAAAATGGAGAACCCGAGCCGGACTCCTGTGAATCCGATGCCGTTACGGGATTGTTTTATCAAACCGCGAACAATACCAGTCATGACACGAAGCCCGAGGAAGAGCACCAGAATACAGATCGTGGCTATCCGGGCATGAGCCAGAAAGATGTAACGCATTGGGTTCAGGTGTGTAAGGACAGGCAGATTCCTTTTCAAGCCCATTGCAACGGTGATGCCGCTGTGGATATGCTTCTGACAGCCATAGAAGCCGTCTACAAGAATGATCCGCAACCGGATTTACGCAACATCATCGTTCACGCGCAAACCATTCGTGAAGATCAACTCGATAAAGCGGCGAAATACGGCTTGGTTCCGTCCTTTTTCCCCATTCACGTGGTGTTTTGGGGAGACCGACATCGCGATATCTTTCTCGGTCCCAAACGTGCAGCTCGCATTGACCCGAGTCGTTCGGCCTTGAATCGTGACATGAAGATCACTCTCCATCACGATGCGCCTGTTGCCGGTATAGGCATGCTTCCGGTTGCATCGGCGGCGGTGAATCGTATTACAAGCAGCGGCAAACTTCTCGGCCCGGATCAACGTATCACGCCGTACGAAGCCTTGCGAGCCATTACCAAAGATGCCGCCTGGCAGTACCACGAAGAGGACAGAAAAGGGACGCTGGAACAGGGTAAGCTCGCGGACATCGTCATTCTGGACAAGAATCCGATGACCGTAGACCCCAAAACAATCGGCGACATCCAAGTCCTTGAGACAATCAAAGAAGGAAAGACTGTATATAAGGCAGAATAGGAGAATAGGGGGGAGCTTGCCTCCGACCTCTGCACTCACTTTTTGAAAATTATTTTCAAAAAGTGAGTGCAGAGTCATCCCCTCTTCAAAAACTTTTAACGGTTTGACCTTGTTATGTGCTGCCAGAGTTGAAGCTCTCTCGACAACGTTTCACGAACCACAGATCATTTCAGCCCCGGTCCTCATTGCATGTGTCCAGAAGGTGGGGTCTGGGGAGGATAATCCTCCCCAGCCGCCGGAGGCAAGCCTTTCAGCGCCGAAGGCGCCCCTTTACCCCCTCTCTCTCTTTTTTCTCTTCTTCCTACACGACTTGGCGATCCATATTTCGGTAGTTCAATGCTTCGGCAAGGTGAGGGACGCTGATGTTGTCGACACTTTCGAGGTCGGCGATGGTTCGGGCGAGTCGGAGAACGCGAGTGTGGGCGCGAGCGGAGAGACCGAGACGGCGGACGGCTTCTTCGAGAAATCGGTGCTCGTCATCGGTAAGCGGGCAGAATGCCGAGAGGTGACGGCCGGACAGGTGACTGTTGTCCGGGATGGGCAGACCGCTGTAACGCTCGACTTGACGGGCACGGGCTTCTTCAATGTGCGATCGCATCGTGGCGGAATCGATACTGCCCGTATCTTGCCGGAGGTCCTTGTAGTCTACGGCCGGGACTTCGACTTGCAGGTCGATACGGTCGAGGAGAGGACCGGACAGCTTGGAGCGGTAACGCTGGATTTGCATCGGCGAGCAGGTACACTCGTGCCGTGAATCGCCGAGATATCCACATGGGCACGGGTTGAGCGCCGCAACAAGCATGACATCGGCCGGATACGTTATGGAAATGGCCGCGCGGGAAATGGTGACAGCCCCCTCTTCGAGGGGTTGGCGCAAGACTTCGAGCACGGTCTTTTTAAACTCAGGAAGTTCGTCGAGAAACAGGACTCCGGAATGCGCAAGGGAAACCTCTCCCGGCTTGGGATACGACCCGCCGCCGATAAGGCCGGCATCGGAAATGGTGTGATGGGGAGAGCGAAAAGGGCGCTCGGTGACAAGCGCTTTTCCCAGGGGGAGGAGGCCGGAGACGCTATAGATTTTTGTCACCCCCAGGGCTTCATTGAAGGTGAGCGGTGGGAGTACGGTCGGAATACGGCGGGCGAGCATGGTCTTGCCTGAACCGGGAGGACCAAGGAAAAGCAAATTGTGACCGCCGGCTGCGGCAATTTCAATGGCGCGTTTGGCGTGTTCCTGACCTTTGACTTCATTGAAATCAATATCGAAATCACTGGCGATGCGCTTGCCGAAATGTTCGCTGGGCAGCGTCGAGGATAGGTTGGATTCCCCGGTAAGAAACTGGACGACGTCGAGAAGGGTGTTGGCTCCGTAAACCAGAGCACCTTGGACAACCGCAGCTTCGGCCGCGTTTGCTGTCGGGACGATGATCCCTTTGGCGTCCATGTCACGGGCCATGACGGCCAATGGCAGTATGCCGGGAACGGGCTGTATTGCGCCGGACAGCGAGAGCTCGCCAGCGATGACAAACCCTTCGAGACGTTCCGGTGGGATGATTTCCAAGGCCGCGAGAAGGCCGAGGGCCAGGGGCAGGTCGTAGGCGCTGCCCCCTTTGCGGACATCGGCCGGGGCGAGATTGACGGTGATGCGGGCTGGGCTGAGCTTAAAGCCGCTATTTTTCAGGGCCGAGAAGACGCGTTCCTTGCTTTCGCGGACCGCGCCTTCTGCCAGGCCGACCATGGTGAAGGCGGGCATGCCCTGTCGGGCGAGATCCACCTCAAGATGAACGGCGAATGCGTCGATGCCGATCAGGGCGGCCGACGTCACCCTGGATAGCACAGGCTACTCCACGAGTTTGCCGATACGATTCCAGCGCACGTGGGGAAAGCCGTCCCAAGACCAATAAATAATAAGGGCTTTGCCTTTGATTTTTTCG from Desulfovibrio inopinatus DSM 10711 encodes:
- a CDS encoding YifB family Mg chelatase-like AAA ATPase, which codes for MLSRVTSAALIGIDAFAVHLEVDLARQGMPAFTMVGLAEGAVRESKERVFSALKNSGFKLSPARITVNLAPADVRKGGSAYDLPLALGLLAALEIIPPERLEGFVIAGELSLSGAIQPVPGILPLAVMARDMDAKGIIVPTANAAEAAVVQGALVYGANTLLDVVQFLTGESNLSSTLPSEHFGKRIASDFDIDFNEVKGQEHAKRAIEIAAAGGHNLLFLGPPGSGKTMLARRIPTVLPPLTFNEALGVTKIYSVSGLLPLGKALVTERPFRSPHHTISDAGLIGGGSYPKPGEVSLAHSGVLFLDELPEFKKTVLEVLRQPLEEGAVTISRAAISITYPADVMLVAALNPCPCGYLGDSRHECTCSPMQIQRYRSKLSGPLLDRIDLQVEVPAVDYKDLRQDTGSIDSATMRSHIEEARARQVERYSGLPIPDNSHLSGRHLSAFCPLTDDEHRFLEEAVRRLGLSARAHTRVLRLARTIADLESVDNISVPHLAEALNYRNMDRQVV
- a CDS encoding amidohydrolase codes for the protein MLHRIILCFIVLWILGALPALAAETADVIYFGGPIVTMVSDGAQVEALAVADGNIVATGSKKDVMALKGDETKLVDLKGKTLMPGFIDPHSHVSLQSAKFSTVNLDPVPIGDVKSIADIQRKLREYIAKEKPAPGKWVFGWGYDDTNLKEMRHPNRKDLDAVSTTNPIFLIHISCHLGAANSLALKDAGVTAETPDPEGGRYQREPGSKEPNGVVEEAALMKFVASVPPPTKENALKMLQEGLQKYAASGITTACDGASSEDVMNLFRALDARGELPIDIVAYPLYKSAKDSTVDDIAKNWRHPARLRPGGLKLVLDGSIQGYTAYLTQPYYKELKNGEPEPDSCESDAVTGLFYQTANNTSHDTKPEEEHQNTDRGYPGMSQKDVTHWVQVCKDRQIPFQAHCNGDAAVDMLLTAIEAVYKNDPQPDLRNIIVHAQTIREDQLDKAAKYGLVPSFFPIHVVFWGDRHRDIFLGPKRAARIDPSRSALNRDMKITLHHDAPVAGIGMLPVASAAVNRITSSGKLLGPDQRITPYEALRAITKDAAWQYHEEDRKGTLEQGKLADIVILDKNPMTVDPKTIGDIQVLETIKEGKTVYKAE